Proteins encoded by one window of Azospirillum brasilense:
- a CDS encoding fumarylacetoacetate hydrolase family protein produces the protein MKFVTFQHDGRRMVGVIDPDTQRVWPIESVLGGPVRDMIDLIRHYDAAKGEMTLGSVGIPLADVRVDAPIPRPDRNIFCVGKNYHDHAHEFTRSGFDAGSKVAADAIPEAPIFFTKPPETVIANGDPIRYPHGVSDSLDYEAELGVVIGKGGRGITKADAYDHVFGYVIINDMTARDWQSRHKQWFLGKSFDTFCPMGPWLVTADEVDAANLALRCWVNDELRQNANTRDLIFDIPTMIETLSAGITLYPGDIIATGTPAGVGIGFNPPKFLKPGDRVTIEIDGLGRLSNMLD, from the coding sequence ATGAAATTCGTCACCTTCCAACATGATGGACGCCGCATGGTCGGGGTGATCGATCCGGACACGCAGCGGGTTTGGCCGATCGAATCCGTTCTCGGCGGGCCGGTCCGCGACATGATCGACCTCATCCGCCATTACGACGCGGCCAAGGGCGAAATGACGCTCGGCTCTGTGGGGATTCCGCTGGCCGACGTCCGTGTCGATGCGCCGATCCCGCGCCCCGACCGCAACATTTTCTGCGTCGGCAAGAACTACCACGACCATGCCCACGAGTTTACCCGCAGCGGTTTCGACGCCGGGTCGAAGGTGGCGGCCGACGCGATCCCGGAGGCGCCGATCTTCTTCACGAAGCCGCCGGAGACGGTGATCGCCAATGGTGATCCAATCCGCTATCCGCACGGGGTCAGCGACAGCCTCGACTATGAGGCCGAGCTGGGCGTGGTCATCGGCAAGGGCGGCCGCGGGATCACCAAGGCCGACGCCTACGACCATGTCTTCGGTTACGTCATCATCAACGACATGACGGCGCGTGACTGGCAGTCGCGCCATAAGCAGTGGTTCCTGGGCAAGAGCTTCGACACCTTCTGCCCGATGGGTCCCTGGCTGGTGACGGCCGACGAGGTCGACGCGGCCAATCTGGCGCTGCGCTGCTGGGTGAACGACGAACTGCGCCAGAACGCCAACACGCGCGATCTGATCTTCGACATTCCGACGATGATCGAGACCCTGTCGGCCGGAATCACGCTGTACCCCGGCGACATCATCGCTACCGGCACGCCGGCCGGGGTCGGCATCGGCTTCAACCCGCCGAAGTTCCTGAAGCCGGGCGACCGCGTGACGATCGAGATCGACGGGCTCGGCCGGCTCAGCAACATGCTCGACTGA
- a CDS encoding alpha/beta fold hydrolase translates to MAQHPAVEVHGAGDPVILVHGLGGTSNVFTPQVGALSRFFQCVRFDLPGSGRSAITDDVSISGFVDAVVAVLDSRGIERAHVVGHSLGTVVCQHLAVRQPERVRSLALIGPLHAPPDAARPALRDRAAKARADGMVGIADAVVQGGTSADTKAHRPEVAAFVREILMRQDPEGYARTCEALAAAEPADVARIACPTLLITGDEDGTAPPPAVRALASKIPGSTLRILDRCGHWTTFERPAAVNEALVNFLFSVA, encoded by the coding sequence ATGGCACAGCATCCGGCTGTCGAGGTTCATGGCGCGGGCGACCCGGTGATCCTGGTCCATGGCCTGGGCGGCACCTCCAACGTGTTCACCCCGCAGGTCGGCGCGTTGTCGCGGTTCTTCCAGTGCGTGCGCTTCGACCTGCCCGGTTCCGGGCGAAGCGCCATCACCGACGACGTGTCGATTTCCGGCTTCGTCGATGCGGTCGTGGCGGTCCTCGACAGCCGCGGCATCGAGCGCGCCCATGTGGTCGGCCATTCGCTCGGCACCGTCGTGTGCCAGCATCTCGCCGTCCGCCAGCCGGAGCGGGTGCGCAGCCTGGCGTTGATCGGGCCGCTTCACGCACCGCCCGACGCCGCCCGCCCGGCTCTCCGCGACCGCGCCGCCAAGGCGCGCGCCGACGGCATGGTGGGCATCGCCGATGCGGTCGTCCAGGGCGGCACCTCGGCCGACACCAAGGCCCACCGGCCGGAAGTGGCGGCGTTCGTGCGCGAGATCCTGATGCGCCAGGACCCGGAAGGCTATGCCCGCACCTGCGAGGCCTTGGCCGCCGCCGAGCCCGCCGACGTGGCACGGATCGCCTGCCCGACGCTGCTCATCACGGGCGACGAGGACGGCACGGCGCCACCCCCGGCCGTGCGGGCGCTGGCGTCGAAGATCCCAGGGTCGACGCTGCGCATTCTCGATCGCTGCGGCCATTGGACGACGTTCGAGCGTCCGGCGGCGGTCAACGAAGCGCTGGTCAATTTCCTGTTCTCCGTCGCCTGA
- a CDS encoding metal-dependent hydrolase family protein gives MQTTLFTNVRVLDSTGEQPFAGEVLVQGNRIAEISRQEGTISRDAHRHVNGGGATLMPGLIDSHLHLSWNNQPTLAAIQQMPPEEHVLFAADMAKLVLDAGFTAGFGAAAAKPRLDVVIRNAINAGQIPGPRYRAAGQEIATPGGLGDTSPPHIEHEGLNFGMIVSGPEEVRRAVRKFIKYGVDNIKLNLSGEEITGVGAEVTPMAREEIAVAVSEAKMHGKTLCAHARSSKSVKLCVEFGIDGIFHASYADEEALDMPEAVKDRHFVAPGLAWLLTTAREAGAYGIAPGSPLSQQYERELEIAVDSMRKMHKRGIRVLPGGDYGFAWQPHGTNARDLEIFVNMLGFTPMEALVAATRYAGQIMGMGDELGMVREGCLADLLLVDGDPLADVTILQDRKRLLAIMKDGVFHKAPEVLAPRERV, from the coding sequence ATGCAAACGACTCTCTTCACCAACGTGCGCGTCCTCGACAGCACCGGCGAGCAGCCTTTCGCCGGCGAAGTGCTGGTCCAAGGCAACCGCATCGCCGAGATTTCCAGACAGGAAGGGACGATCTCCCGCGACGCGCACCGCCATGTGAACGGCGGCGGCGCCACGCTGATGCCGGGCCTCATCGACTCGCACCTGCACCTGTCGTGGAACAACCAGCCCACGCTCGCGGCCATTCAGCAGATGCCGCCGGAAGAGCATGTCCTCTTCGCCGCCGACATGGCCAAGCTGGTGCTGGACGCCGGCTTCACGGCGGGCTTCGGCGCCGCCGCCGCCAAGCCCCGCCTGGACGTGGTGATCCGCAACGCGATCAACGCGGGCCAGATCCCCGGACCGCGGTACCGCGCGGCGGGCCAGGAGATCGCCACGCCCGGCGGGCTTGGCGACACCTCGCCGCCGCACATCGAGCATGAGGGCCTGAATTTCGGCATGATCGTGTCCGGGCCGGAGGAGGTCCGCCGCGCCGTCCGCAAGTTCATCAAATACGGCGTCGACAACATCAAGCTGAACCTGTCGGGCGAGGAGATCACCGGCGTCGGGGCCGAGGTGACCCCGATGGCGCGCGAAGAGATCGCGGTGGCGGTAAGCGAAGCCAAGATGCATGGGAAGACCCTGTGCGCGCACGCGCGCTCCTCCAAATCGGTCAAGCTCTGCGTCGAGTTCGGCATCGATGGCATCTTCCACGCCTCCTACGCGGACGAGGAAGCCCTGGACATGCCGGAGGCGGTGAAGGACCGGCATTTCGTGGCGCCCGGCCTGGCGTGGCTGCTCACTACGGCGCGGGAAGCGGGCGCGTATGGCATCGCCCCCGGGTCGCCGCTGTCGCAGCAGTACGAACGCGAGTTGGAGATCGCCGTCGACAGCATGAGGAAGATGCACAAGCGCGGCATCCGGGTCCTCCCCGGCGGTGACTACGGGTTCGCGTGGCAGCCGCACGGCACGAACGCCCGCGACCTCGAGATCTTCGTGAATATGCTCGGCTTCACGCCGATGGAGGCGCTGGTTGCGGCGACCCGGTATGCCGGGCAGATCATGGGCATGGGCGACGAGTTGGGCATGGTCCGGGAAGGCTGTCTGGCCGACCTGCTGCTGGTCGATGGCGATCCTCTCGCGGACGTCACCATCCTGCAGGACCGGAAGCGTCTTCTGGCGATCATGAAGGACGGCGTCTTCCACAAGGCGCCGGAAGTCCTCGCCCCGCGCGAGCGCGTCTGA
- a CDS encoding HpcH/HpaI aldolase/citrate lyase family protein: MDDLGWRSVLFVPASRPDRFDKALAAGADAVCVDLEDAVAPAHKQDARAAAMRFLADGGDGGPDRVIRINTPRSVAGMRDALALIEARPSGGAVVVPKIDSPDEVGWVDQLLTEAGLDLRLVAQIETLRGVDQAAAITAASRRVSAVMFGGLDLAAELGVPASWDGLLYGRSRVVHAAARAGIPAIDMPFVDVRDAEGCRAEAQRTLALGFTAKMAIHPGQVPTINEAYTPTPDEVADAERIVAAWKDAPDGVIQLDGKMVERPIVLAMRRTLARARAPERASTPTRHGDAA; encoded by the coding sequence ATGGACGATCTCGGCTGGCGCAGCGTGCTGTTTGTCCCGGCATCGCGGCCCGACCGCTTCGACAAGGCGCTCGCCGCCGGCGCCGACGCGGTCTGTGTGGATCTGGAGGACGCCGTGGCGCCGGCTCACAAGCAGGATGCCCGTGCCGCGGCCATGCGCTTCCTGGCGGATGGAGGCGACGGTGGCCCCGACCGCGTGATACGCATCAACACGCCGCGCAGCGTGGCGGGGATGCGCGACGCGCTTGCCCTCATCGAGGCGCGTCCCTCGGGTGGCGCCGTGGTCGTCCCCAAGATCGACTCGCCCGACGAGGTCGGCTGGGTCGACCAGTTGCTGACCGAGGCCGGGCTCGATCTTCGCTTGGTGGCCCAGATCGAGACGTTGCGCGGGGTCGATCAGGCCGCCGCCATCACGGCCGCGTCCCGCCGGGTGAGCGCCGTCATGTTCGGAGGCTTGGATCTGGCGGCGGAACTCGGTGTCCCGGCGTCCTGGGACGGGCTTCTGTACGGTCGATCGCGGGTCGTTCATGCCGCCGCACGGGCCGGCATCCCGGCCATCGACATGCCCTTCGTCGATGTGCGCGATGCCGAGGGCTGCCGCGCCGAGGCGCAACGCACCCTGGCTTTGGGCTTCACCGCGAAGATGGCCATCCATCCGGGCCAGGTTCCGACCATCAACGAAGCCTACACACCGACACCGGACGAGGTCGCCGACGCCGAGCGGATCGTCGCGGCCTGGAAGGACGCTCCGGACGGCGTCATTCAGCTCGACGGGAAAATGGTCGAGCGCCCGATCGTGCTCGCCATGCGGCGCACGCTGGCCCGCGCGCGGGCTCCCGAACGCGCATCCACACCGACGCGGCATGGTGATGCCGCCTGA
- a CDS encoding arylsulfatase, translated as MAVTASAVLACPSMAADVRTGAGPSGGDKRPNILLILADDLGYSDIGAFGGEIQTPNLDALARSGLQLTNFHVSPACSPTRAMLMAGTDNHVAGLGTMAELPTPEQKGKAGYEGTLGTNVVPFPELLRDAGYHTYMAGKWHLGMTEELSPPARGFDQSYAMLQGGAGFFDQTGNAPPPDGKGTTKARYRENGKPVELPKIDYTTNFYTDKVIEYIGSNKADGKPFFAYAAYTAPHFPLQAPDHLIEKYKDTYKAGYEVIRNERFKRMQAAGLIPATMTPSEPPAHWPKWEQLSQQQKDVEARRMAVYAAMVDALDQNVGRLVSYLKEIGEFDNTIIVFLSDNGAEGNDILDLVPAAWVEETFDNSLDNIGRPGSYVGYGPGWGHVSAAPFRLFKAFPTEGGVRSPTIISYPKLAHRGKIDGQIASVMDLAPTFLEAAGVKHPGSSHKGRAVHPMQGTSLWPYLNGRSDRAHPKDYALGMELFGRASVKKGDWKLVWVNQPWGTGGWELYNLADDPGETRNLVDARPEKAKDMMASWNEYREKNGVIFDEKIAGQLQYSNGTRYYQELEW; from the coding sequence GTGGCGGTGACCGCCAGCGCCGTTCTGGCCTGCCCATCCATGGCGGCGGACGTCCGGACGGGTGCCGGCCCGTCGGGGGGCGACAAGCGTCCCAACATCCTGCTGATCCTTGCCGACGATCTGGGCTATTCGGACATCGGTGCGTTCGGCGGCGAGATCCAGACGCCCAATCTCGACGCCCTGGCGCGCTCCGGTCTCCAACTGACCAACTTCCATGTGTCGCCGGCCTGCTCGCCGACGCGGGCCATGCTGATGGCCGGCACCGACAATCATGTGGCCGGGCTGGGGACGATGGCGGAACTGCCGACGCCCGAGCAGAAAGGAAAGGCGGGCTACGAGGGCACCCTCGGCACCAACGTCGTGCCGTTCCCGGAACTGCTGCGCGACGCGGGCTACCACACCTACATGGCCGGGAAATGGCACCTGGGCATGACGGAAGAGCTCAGCCCTCCGGCGCGCGGCTTCGATCAGTCCTACGCCATGCTCCAGGGCGGGGCGGGGTTCTTCGACCAGACCGGCAACGCGCCGCCGCCCGACGGCAAGGGCACGACGAAGGCGCGCTACCGCGAGAACGGCAAGCCGGTCGAACTGCCGAAGATCGACTACACGACGAATTTCTACACGGACAAGGTCATCGAATACATCGGCAGCAACAAGGCCGATGGGAAACCCTTCTTTGCCTATGCGGCCTACACGGCGCCGCACTTCCCCCTGCAGGCGCCCGACCACCTCATCGAGAAGTACAAGGACACCTACAAGGCGGGATACGAGGTCATCCGGAACGAGCGCTTCAAGCGCATGCAGGCGGCAGGGCTGATTCCGGCCACCATGACGCCGTCCGAGCCGCCCGCGCACTGGCCGAAATGGGAGCAGCTTTCCCAGCAGCAGAAGGATGTCGAAGCGCGCCGGATGGCGGTTTACGCGGCCATGGTCGATGCCCTGGACCAGAACGTCGGCCGGCTGGTGTCCTACCTGAAGGAGATCGGCGAGTTCGACAACACCATCATCGTCTTCCTGTCCGACAATGGCGCCGAGGGGAACGACATTCTCGACCTCGTCCCCGCCGCGTGGGTCGAGGAGACCTTCGACAACAGCCTGGACAACATCGGACGGCCGGGTTCCTACGTCGGCTATGGGCCGGGCTGGGGCCATGTGAGCGCCGCCCCCTTCCGCCTGTTCAAGGCGTTCCCGACCGAGGGCGGCGTGCGGTCGCCGACCATCATTTCGTACCCCAAGCTGGCGCATCGCGGAAAGATCGACGGCCAGATCGCCTCGGTGATGGATCTGGCGCCGACCTTTCTCGAGGCCGCCGGGGTCAAGCACCCCGGAAGCAGCCACAAGGGGCGCGCCGTCCATCCCATGCAGGGAACCTCCCTCTGGCCCTACCTGAACGGGCGGTCCGATCGCGCCCACCCGAAGGATTACGCGTTGGGTATGGAGCTGTTCGGCCGTGCCTCCGTCAAGAAGGGCGACTGGAAGCTGGTCTGGGTGAACCAGCCCTGGGGAACCGGCGGCTGGGAACTCTACAATCTTGCCGACGATCCCGGCGAGACCCGCAACCTCGTCGATGCCCGGCCGGAAAAGGCCAAGGACATGATGGCCTCCTGGAATGAGTACCGGGAGAAGAACGGCGTGATCTTCGATGAGAAGATCGCCGGCCAGCTTCAGTACAGCAATGGCACGCGCTACTACCAGGAGCTTGAGTGGTAA
- a CDS encoding formylglycine-generating enzyme family protein gives MVNKNAVFITALVTAGFGVATGLGMFAWPVQAPAMPNVAQDVLCDGSAATPAMNKAPPGMVWIPGGETRIGSDEHYREEGPVTRVSVDGFWMDRTEVTNAQFRRFVEATGYATEAERLVDGTGAGARRLAGSVVFVDPTSQAGRSDTWWHLVPEANWRHPEGPGSDIRGRENHPVVHVTYNDAVAYARWLGRELPTEAQWEHAARGGLDGAPYAWGGEFTPQGVAMANTWQGFFPIQNTRGDGYLATAPVGCFTANGYGLRDMIGNVWEWTSDWYRPRHDGLGGVNPTGPRQEDSYDPRQPGVPSRVIKGGSFLCAQNFCQRYRPASRHPQEAGLGASHLGFRTVLNAR, from the coding sequence ATGGTCAACAAAAACGCAGTCTTCATCACGGCGCTTGTGACGGCTGGATTTGGTGTTGCCACGGGACTGGGGATGTTCGCTTGGCCTGTTCAGGCCCCCGCCATGCCAAACGTCGCGCAGGACGTGCTGTGCGACGGCTCCGCCGCGACCCCTGCCATGAATAAGGCGCCTCCCGGCATGGTGTGGATTCCGGGAGGGGAAACCCGGATTGGTTCCGACGAGCACTACCGCGAGGAGGGGCCGGTGACGCGGGTGAGCGTCGATGGCTTCTGGATGGACCGGACCGAAGTCACCAACGCCCAGTTCCGCCGGTTCGTCGAGGCGACGGGGTACGCCACCGAGGCGGAACGCCTCGTGGACGGAACCGGCGCCGGTGCGCGGCGGCTGGCCGGCTCCGTGGTCTTCGTCGATCCGACCTCCCAGGCAGGGAGGAGCGACACGTGGTGGCACCTGGTTCCCGAGGCGAACTGGCGCCATCCGGAAGGCCCCGGCAGCGACATCAGGGGGCGGGAGAACCACCCCGTGGTGCATGTCACGTACAACGATGCGGTCGCGTATGCGCGATGGCTCGGTCGGGAACTCCCCACCGAGGCGCAGTGGGAACACGCGGCCCGGGGCGGGCTGGATGGGGCGCCATACGCTTGGGGCGGCGAGTTCACGCCTCAGGGCGTGGCGATGGCCAACACGTGGCAGGGGTTTTTCCCGATCCAGAACACGCGGGGCGACGGCTATCTGGCGACCGCCCCCGTGGGCTGCTTCACGGCGAATGGTTACGGGCTGCGGGATATGATCGGCAATGTCTGGGAATGGACGTCGGATTGGTATCGGCCGCGGCATGACGGTCTGGGGGGCGTCAACCCGACCGGTCCCCGGCAAGAGGACAGTTACGACCCCCGACAGCCCGGGGTCCCCAGCCGGGTGATCAAAGGAGGTTCCTTCCTCTGCGCGCAGAACTTCTGCCAGCGGTACCGGCCGGCGTCACGCCACCCGCAGGAAGCCGGCCTGGGAGCAAGCCATCTGGGGTTCCGGACGGTGCTGAATGCGAGGTAG